A window of the bacterium genome harbors these coding sequences:
- the queG gene encoding tRNA epoxyqueuosine(34) reductase QueG, which produces MSVQISENELNMAASAIGIDLMGIAPEAELNHEEIARLRLWQESGYAGEMSYLQRDPAERGEPTRFVPGTTTILTFAVPYRALAKQPLQLGFGRIARYALGKDYHRVIKKRLQKLKETFTDSEELIWRPVADSFPILERAYAQRAGIGFIGKNTMLIREKIGSFFFLGEVLTNINVVQKSNRLATIDTQCGSCQKCIQDCPTEAFVQPYTMDARKCISYLTIEKRGKFTEWESKAVAEWLFGCDICQEVCPFNHTRLKGDHIPIWEEFDGNHSQLDLKPLFYLRTEEEFRDHFKGRAILRAGREGLLRNALAVLRNTKAHSTFLEIGDLALSDESSYIREDALFTDGYLKSL; this is translated from the coding sequence ATGTCGGTACAGATTAGTGAGAATGAGCTGAATATGGCCGCCTCAGCGATTGGCATCGACCTGATGGGTATCGCTCCTGAAGCTGAACTGAATCATGAGGAGATTGCGCGTTTACGCCTCTGGCAAGAATCCGGCTATGCTGGCGAGATGTCCTATCTCCAGCGTGACCCAGCGGAGAGGGGAGAACCGACAAGATTCGTTCCCGGCACCACGACTATCTTAACCTTTGCCGTTCCCTATCGAGCACTTGCCAAGCAACCGCTTCAATTAGGATTTGGAAGAATAGCCCGATACGCTTTAGGAAAGGATTACCATCGGGTAATTAAGAAACGGCTACAAAAGTTGAAAGAAACATTCACCGACTCAGAGGAACTCATTTGGCGACCGGTAGCAGATAGCTTCCCCATTTTGGAGAGAGCCTATGCACAAAGAGCTGGAATCGGATTTATCGGTAAAAATACGATGTTAATACGAGAGAAAATTGGCAGCTTTTTTTTTCTCGGTGAAGTATTAACAAATATCAACGTTGTTCAGAAATCCAACAGGCTCGCTACTATTGATACCCAGTGCGGCTCTTGTCAAAAATGTATACAAGATTGCCCGACCGAAGCATTTGTTCAACCCTATACTATGGATGCACGAAAATGTATCTCATACCTAACAATAGAAAAGCGTGGAAAGTTTACGGAATGGGAGTCAAAAGCAGTAGCAGAGTGGTTATTTGGATGTGATATCTGTCAAGAAGTATGTCCCTTCAATCATACTCGTTTAAAGGGGGATCATATTCCAATATGGGAAGAATTTGATGGAAATCACAGTCAACTCGACCTGAAACCACTCTTTTATTTACGAACAGAGGAGGAATTTAGGGATCACTTCAAGGGAAGAGCGATTTTGCGAGCTGGAAGAGAAGGGCTGCTGAGAAACGCTCTCGCGGTCCTACGAAATACTAAGGCACATTCGACCTTCCTAGAAATTGGTGACTTAGCGCTCTCGGATGAGTCCAGCTATATAAGAGAAGATGCCCTGTTTACAGACGGATATTTGAAAAGCCTATAA